Genomic DNA from Magnolia sinica isolate HGM2019 chromosome 4, MsV1, whole genome shotgun sequence:
CATCCAACTGTGAACATTTTACTTTGAGACACTGTGAGGTTTATCCAAATTTTCTTATTTCCTTCCATAGTCAGAACTTATCATCCTGCAATAACTGCTAACATGTCACTTCTGCACTCCGAGACTATAGCCAATTTCTTGAGCTCCATCTCTGAGTTAACGACCAAAGAAACAGGTCTGGCCTCTGGAATGTATCCAGCTCTCTTCATCTGCATTGTGAGCATTTTTAAGAGTCGATAAATCTCCTTCCTTTGAGGATGGCTTTTATCTTTCACCATGAACACATGCACCCGGCTCTTTATCTCAATCCAACTGCACCCGGGCTGCTTAACAACTCCTCTCTGTCTCATCAGCTTCCGCACTCTCGCAGCCTCCCCCCATCTTCCCAGCTCTGCGTACATGTTGGAGAGAAGAACGTATGGACCTGAGTTGTTAGGATCCAGCTCCAAGAGTTTCTCTGCCACCCTCTTCCCCATTTTGAGATGACCATGAACTTTACAAGCTGCAAGCAAGGATCCCCAAAGGACAGAATCTGGTTGTATTGGCATGCTGTCTATGAATTTCTCCACTTCGTCAAGGTGACCTGCACGTCCGAGAAGATCAACCATACATGTATAATGGTCTTTTGATGGTACCAAACCATATTCTTCAGTCATGGAGAGAAAATATCTACTGCCCTCCTTGACCAGCCCTGCATGACTGCAAGCACTCAGAACTCCAATCATTGTAACATGATCTGGTTTCTCTGCAGACATTATCATCTGCCTAAAAAGTGTGAGAGCTTCATTGGCATTCCCATTCTGCGCATAACCCACAATCATAGCATTCCATGAGACTTTATCCCTGTCAACCATTCTGTCAAACACTCGACATCCATCTTCAATGGATCCGCATTTTGCATACATGTCCACCAGAGAGTTCCCCACAAAGATATCAGACTCTGGGCCGGACTCAAATCGGAACCCATGTTTTAAAACATGTGCATGTACCTGCCTGCCTAGCTGTAGATCAGCAAGGTTGGCACATGCACTAAGAACATTACCGAAACTGTAGTGTGTTGGCCAAACACATTCTCTCTTCAGTAGGCGGAACAGTTCTAGTGCCTCTTCATTCTCTCCGTTCTGTGCATAACCTGCAATAAGCGCGTTCCAAGATATAACATTCCTCTCTGTCATCCCTGTAAACATTGAGTGGGCAGCTTTCACACTAGCGGCTTTTGCATAACCACTAACCATGGATGTCTCCGTGACAACATTTCTAATCAGCATCCCATCAAAAATACGCCTCGCTTCTTTAATCCTACCGCACTTCGCGTACATGTCAACAAAGGCATTGCATAATACCAGGTCATCCCTGAATTTGTCAGATTTGATAGCTCGTGCATGAATTTGCAATCCTTCTTCAATTGCTGATAAACCTGCGCATGCACTAAGCACACTGGCAAGTGTGACCTCATCTGGCTCAGCTCCGCATTCCATCATCCTCACAAACAGCTCTAAAGCTTCATTTGTGGGGCCGTTCTGCTCATAACATGTAATCAAGCTGTTCCACGAGACTACATTTCGATTAGGCATCCCATCAAAGATTCTCTGTGCATTGAATGGATACCCACATTTGGAGTACATATCAATAAGTGCGCTTCCCATATAAACATCGGATGAAAATGGTGATTTCGAAATCAAAGCATGGATTTGGGTGCCTGTTTTTATATC
This window encodes:
- the LOC131242637 gene encoding pentatricopeptide repeat-containing protein At2g13600; translated protein: MASYGSVKRLITSDLSLPNSSIFAKLLQSCIESKSLHDGRRVHARLIKTRFSSEIFIQNRLIDAYAKCGCFEDAHTLFDRMHQRNTFTWNAMISALTRLCFLEEAVSLFREMPCPDQCSWNSMVSGFAQHDHFEEALGFFKRMHGEDFVLNMYALSSALSACAGLIDIKTGTQIHALISKSPFSSDVYMGSALIDMYSKCGYPFNAQRIFDGMPNRNVVSWNSLITCYEQNGPTNEALELFVRMMECGAEPDEVTLASVLSACAGLSAIEEGLQIHARAIKSDKFRDDLVLCNAFVDMYAKCGRIKEARRIFDGMLIRNVVTETSMVSGYAKAASVKAAHSMFTGMTERNVISWNALIAGYAQNGENEEALELFRLLKRECVWPTHYSFGNVLSACANLADLQLGRQVHAHVLKHGFRFESGPESDIFVGNSLVDMYAKCGSIEDGCRVFDRMVDRDKVSWNAMIVGYAQNGNANEALTLFRQMIMSAEKPDHVTMIGVLSACSHAGLVKEGSRYFLSMTEEYGLVPSKDHYTCMVDLLGRAGHLDEVEKFIDSMPIQPDSVLWGSLLAACKVHGHLKMGKRVAEKLLELDPNNSGPYVLLSNMYAELGRWGEAARVRKLMRQRGVVKQPGCSWIEIKSRVHVFMVKDKSHPQRKEIYRLLKMLTMQMKRAGYIPEARPVSLVVNSEMELKKLAIVSECRSDMLAVIAG